The following are from one region of the Coccinella septempunctata chromosome 7, icCocSept1.1, whole genome shotgun sequence genome:
- the LOC123317451 gene encoding uncharacterized protein LOC123317451 isoform X2, whose translation MANLQGFDEKERLNVLYEKNWTRLVTAQLKRFEKAVVDAGKSDDTSRYSSNSSSWTYGGALLYSVTLLTTVGYSRLTPKTTLGKLMTIIYAIFGVPLMLVLLSELGSMFAGGATKGYMKLCCKHKRPRSKNDTHSSVGYHKAPSSPSGKHYYKNNEDSASIQLSSCHATPNHHGAVTPVKHSLCHNSPQQYMEYHHVHHQEIPKRAMLATVRSGRSRGGCRQGPVKQMLVDPSLCPQHCHGPPIVKNCAYGGTMIMASDIEEGEEGEDNEHGGCAHATPSRMPLIWKQPLEDNQCHHLQNSKARASDTPSVPTSLIVLILVSYICAGAAALVTASGWNFLEAVYFCFLALSTIGIGDKLPQSPDLYAQLQLLACCVYLFVGLILIAMCFSLVQDEITNKFRQIAGNIGYFRQ comes from the exons AGAGACTGAACGTGCTCTACGAGAAGAACTGGACGAGGTTGGTGACTGCGCAGCTGAAGAGGTTCGAGAAAGCAGTCGTGGATGCCGGTAAATCAGACGATACTTCCAGATACTCATCTAATTCTTCCTCGTGGACTTACGGTGGGGCCTTGTTGTACTCCGTCACTCTGCTCACCACCGTTG GTTACAGCAGACTCACGCCTAAAACAACCCTTGGCAAACTGATGACAATCATTTACGCCATATTTGGGGTGCCATTGATGTTGGTCCTCCTGTCTGAACTAGGCAGCATGTTCGCCGGTGGTGCCACGAAGGGGTACATGAAATTATGTTGCAAGCACAAGAGGCCGAGGTCCAAGAACGATACACATTCCAGCGTTGGGTATCATAAGGCGCCATCCAGTCCGTCAGGAAAGCACTACTACAAGAATAACGAAG ATTCCGCATCTATCCAACTGTCTTCCTGTCACGCCACGCCTAACCACCATGGTGCTGTCACACCGGTTAAGCATTCTCTGTGCCATAACAGTCCTCAGCAGTACATGGAATACCACCACGTACACCACCAAGAGATACCGAAGAGAGCCATGCTGGCCACCGTTAGATCGGGGAGGTCCAGGGGAGGCTGCAGACAGGGTCCCGTCAAACAGATGCTGGTAGATCCATCGCTTTGTCCGCAACATTGTCACGGTCCGCCCATCGTCAAGAACTGCGCGTATGGTGGCACTATGATCATGGCTTCGGACATCGAGGAAGGGGAAGAAGGAGAGGATAACGAACATGG AGGCTGCGCACACGCAACGCCATCCAGAATGCCCCTGATCTGGAAGCAGCCTCTGGAGGACAACCAATGCCACCATCTCCAGAACTCCAAAGCCAGAGCCTCCGACACACCGTCAGTGCCTACGTCGTTGATAGTCCTCATCCTAGTCTCCTACATCTGCGCAGGCGCGGCAGCTTTGGTGACTGCCAGCGGATGGAACTTCTTAGAAGCCGTCTACTTCTGTTTTTTGGCCCTCTCGACGATAGGCATCGGCGACAAGCTACCCCAGAGTCCCGATCTGTACGCGCAACTGCAACTCTTGGCGTGCTGCGTCTACCTCTTCGTCGGGCTGATTCTGATAGCCATGTGTTTCAGTTTGGTGCAGGACGAGATAACCAACAAGTTTCGACAGATAGCGGGAAATATCGGATATTTTCGACAGTGA
- the LOC123317454 gene encoding uncharacterized protein LOC123317454 — MMTPPFVVFLTTALIFIEEYSCPEVDMRIGNKRTVLDRLDGTCGGDKTMKITFVAKSMKAQGKKIIMNATFHVLEDILDDTAITISITRCKVRENPDTCEHFHSFNTNQYCHLISTKSPLWSPFFDQITPPWRCPLMKGDYEVENAMFDVSSFLLFPVQGWFWRVTAEQRDLKTKQKIFCLITDTQVTTLGKIQ; from the exons ATGATGACTCCCCCATTTGTCGTTTTTTTAACTACTGCTCTGATATTTATAGAGGAATATTCTTGTCCTGAAGTTGATATGCGTATAGGG AATAAGAGGACAGTTCTGGATCGCTTGGATGGAACGTGTGGGGGTGATAAAACCATGAAAATAACCTTCGTGGCCAAGTCGATGAAGGCTCAAGGGAAGAAGATAATCATGAATGCAACGTTCCACGTCTTAGAAGACATCTTAGATGACACAGCG ATAACGATCTCGATAACACGATGTAAGGTTAGGGAAAATCCCGATACATGTGAACATTTCCATTCGTTTAATACGAATCAGTATTGCCATCTTATTTCCACGAAATCCCCTCTATGGTCTCCGTTTTTCGATCAGATCACACCACCCTGGAGATGTCCATTGATGAAG GGCGACTACGAGGTTGAAAATGCAATGTTTGACGTGAGTTCCTTTCTGCTTTTTCCTGTACAAGGTTGGTTCTGGAGAGTGACAGCAGAACAACGAGATCTGAAGACAAAACAGAAAATCTTCTGTCTTATCACCGATACGCAAGTTACAACCTTGGGTAAAATACAGTAA
- the LOC123317452 gene encoding neurofilament heavy polypeptide-like, which produces MAPTTRSGTKPRSEIVSDKKSPKAIKKKVQAKKPSVKKTAKAEKPPSKETTVENEIVDNPEVTEEESTNGTESTKEQSPKGTKRKPQPKKVAGKKTAGLKKKPSEELKAETEVGDDEDVSEKESTNGTESTKEQSPKGTKRKAQPKKAAGKKTAEGKKSGESKVENETEDNQEVTEKESAKEVSPKGIKRKPQPKKVAGKKGSEGKKPSSKRAKVENDDAVENEEEPAEESKEVTEEPSSNVTEKKSQPKKQANKKGVKNSGEEAKSKPEEEVEKESGTDAETIYEFSVKDIDGNDVSMERYKGHVCIIVNVASKCGHTKSNYEQFVELHNKYAESKGLRILAFPCNQFGSQESGSCEKIKAFAENKGVEFDMFDKINVNGKNANPLWQFLKEKLPEVSSGKATGKDIKWNFTKFIVNKEGVPVERYASSTKPLDLVESLEKLW; this is translated from the coding sequence ATGGCTCCGACAACCAGATCTGGCACAAAACCCAGAAGTGAAATAGTAAGTGATAAAAAATCGCCAAAGGCTATTAAAAAGAAGGTCCAAGCCAAGAAACCATCAGTGAAAAAGACAGCTAAGGCAGAGAAGCCTCCAAGTAAAGAGACAacagttgaaaatgaaattgttgATAATCCAGAGGTCACTGAAGAAGAATCTACCAATGGAACTGAATCTACTAAGGAACAATCACCAAAAGGCACTAAGAGGAAGCCCCAACCTAAGAAAGTTGCTGGAAAAAAAACAGCTGGGTTAAAAAAAAAGCCAAGTGAAGAGTTGAAAGCTGAGACTGAAGTTGGAGATGATGAGGATGTCTCTGAGAAAGAATCTACCAATGGAACTGAATCTACTAAGGAACAATCACCAAAAGGCACTAAAAGGAAAGCTCAACCGAAGAAAGCTGCTGGAAAAAAAACAGCTGAGGGAAAAAAAAGTGGGGAGTCTAAAGTTGAgaatgaaactgaagacaatCAAGAGGTCACTGAGAAAGAATCTGCTAAAGAAGTATCGCCAAAAGGCATTAAAAGGAAGCCTCAACCGAAAAAAGTTGCTGGAAAAAAAGGAAGTGAGGGAAAAAAACCTTCCAGTAAGAGGGCCAAAGTTGAAAATGATGATGCTGTGGAGAATGAAGAAGAACCTGCGGAAGAAAGTAAAGAAGTAACCGAGGAACCCTCATCAAATGTAACTGAAAAGAAATCACAGCCCAAAAAGCAAGCCAACAAAAAAGGAGTTAAAAATTCAGGTGAAGAAGCGAAATCTAAACCTGAGGAAGAAGTCGAGAAAGAATCTGGAACTGATGCAGAAACTATTTATGAATTTAGTGTGAAAGACATCGATGGTAATGACGTGTCTATGGAAAGGTACAAGGGCCATGTTTGTATCATCGTTAACGTTGCATCAAAGTGTGGTCATACAAAAAGTAATTACGAACAGTTTGTTGAACTCCACAATAAATATGCAGAATCAAAGGGTCTTAGAATACTCGCTTTTCCATGCAACCAGTTCGGTTCACAAGAATCGGGAAGTTGTGAAAAAATCAAAGCTTTCGCTGAAAACAAAGGAGTAGAATTTGATATGTTTGACAAAATAAATGTTAACGGTAAGAATGCCAACCCACTGTGGCAGTTCCTCAAGGAAAAACTACCAGAAGTGTCTTCCGGCAAAGCAACTGGAAAGGATATAAAATGGAATTTCACTAAGTTTATTGTTAATAAGGAAGGAGTTCCCGTGGAACGATACGCTTCCAGCACCAAACCTTTGGATTTGGTGGAATCTCTGGAGAAGTTATGGTAG